One segment of Corynebacterium atrinae DNA contains the following:
- a CDS encoding acyl-CoA thioesterase, giving the protein MSHTMKSPKLTLRFLAAPTDVLMRGNHGVSGGRVLEWIDKAAYACAVQWSSTYCVTAYVGHIHFNRPIPSGHMVEVRSSIAMTGRSSMHIVNEVFSADPREGVFTRACDCLVIFVAKDTATGKTQAVPEFIPETDEERRVLDAAVSRIDLRKAIEAEMEEQTYDGPSEAPRLINRFLAKPTDINWGGKVHGGTAMEWIDEAGAACTMEWSGEHTVAVYAGGIRFYRPISIGDLIEVDARMMRTDSRSMQMSVHVRSGNPRGGRSALQTAIHATITYLATDDDGVALPARQFIPRTTEDVRLAEHASTLRKLRSEYAPTPLIPLSRPLHVD; this is encoded by the coding sequence ATGTCTCATACGATGAAATCTCCCAAGCTCACTCTGCGCTTCCTGGCCGCACCGACAGACGTACTCATGCGCGGTAATCACGGAGTCAGCGGCGGGCGAGTTCTCGAATGGATCGATAAGGCGGCCTACGCATGCGCCGTGCAATGGTCATCGACTTATTGCGTGACCGCATACGTGGGTCATATTCATTTCAATCGCCCGATCCCGTCCGGCCACATGGTCGAGGTTCGCTCCAGCATCGCGATGACGGGCCGTTCATCCATGCACATCGTCAACGAGGTGTTCTCCGCCGATCCCCGCGAGGGCGTATTCACCCGCGCCTGCGATTGCCTCGTCATCTTCGTGGCCAAGGACACCGCCACCGGAAAGACTCAGGCCGTACCCGAGTTCATTCCCGAGACCGATGAGGAACGCCGAGTTCTCGACGCCGCCGTCTCCCGCATCGATCTCCGCAAGGCCATCGAGGCCGAAATGGAGGAGCAAACTTACGACGGCCCGTCCGAAGCTCCACGACTGATCAACCGCTTCCTAGCTAAACCAACCGACATTAACTGGGGAGGCAAGGTTCACGGCGGCACCGCTATGGAATGGATCGATGAGGCCGGTGCGGCCTGCACGATGGAGTGGTCCGGCGAGCACACCGTCGCCGTCTACGCCGGTGGCATTCGCTTCTACCGTCCCATTTCCATTGGAGATCTCATCGAAGTCGACGCCCGAATGATGCGCACCGATTCCCGTTCGATGCAGATGTCCGTGCACGTGCGCTCCGGGAATCCCCGCGGAGGTCGAAGTGCCTTGCAAACTGCCATTCATGCCACCATCACCTACCTCGCGACGGACGACGATGGCGTTGCTCTTCCCGCCCGCCAGTTCATTCCCCGTACCACCGAAGACGTCCGTCTAGCGGAGCATGCCAGCACGCTGCGCAAGCTCCGTTCCGAGTACGCACCTACTCCCCTAATTCCTCTGAGCCGGCCGCTGCACGTGGATTAG
- the trhA gene encoding PAQR family membrane homeostasis protein TrhA has product MVQMYVELTRTVLDRGPRPVTRGWFHFFAAIMSVVAGSVLSTVAWMTLPWWQALGVNVYAVGVVVLFGVSAAYHLGHWRSIRTVAWWRRADHATIAVFIATTYTPLCLIVLPPAQAAWMLGAAWIGALAGVVLNLVWIDHPRWLAVVVYLVLGWLIVPLIPQLWSSAGPAVVWLLFAGGLIYSIGALMYGFRWPGRDARVIGYHEHFHVATIVAAAIHQIAVWMVVV; this is encoded by the coding sequence ATGGTCCAAATGTATGTTGAGCTAACTCGAACAGTGCTGGACCGGGGTCCGCGCCCCGTCACCCGTGGTTGGTTTCATTTCTTCGCGGCGATCATGTCGGTGGTCGCCGGGTCGGTGCTGTCCACTGTCGCGTGGATGACCTTGCCCTGGTGGCAGGCCCTAGGTGTCAACGTCTATGCCGTTGGCGTCGTGGTCCTCTTTGGAGTGTCAGCCGCCTATCACCTTGGGCATTGGCGCAGTATCCGCACCGTAGCTTGGTGGCGACGGGCCGATCATGCCACCATCGCTGTCTTCATTGCCACCACCTATACGCCGCTGTGCCTGATCGTCCTGCCGCCGGCTCAAGCGGCTTGGATGCTCGGAGCCGCCTGGATCGGTGCCCTCGCCGGCGTGGTGCTCAACCTAGTGTGGATCGATCACCCACGCTGGCTGGCAGTGGTGGTCTATCTCGTTCTTGGCTGGCTCATCGTTCCTTTGATCCCACAGTTGTGGTCCTCGGCTGGCCCGGCGGTGGTGTGGCTGCTTTTCGCGGGCGGACTCATCTACTCGATCGGTGCTCTCATGTATGGGTTCCGCTGGCCCGGGCGAGATGCAAGGGTCATCGGCTATCACGAACACTTCCACGTCGCGACGATTGTCGCCGCAGCAATCCATCAGATCGCCGTCTGGATGGTCGTTGTCTAG
- the purM gene encoding phosphoribosylformylglycinamidine cyclo-ligase, translating into MSENQGNNGQGASYEAAGVSIEAGDRAVELFAPLAKKATRPEVRGSLGGFAGLFALGKYKEPLLAAGSDGVGTKLAVAQAMGKHDTIGIDLVAMCVDDLVVCGAEPLFLQDYIAIGKVVPEHVAEIVSGIAEGCIQAGCALLGGETAEHPGLMAEGEYDVSATAVGIVEADELLGPDRVRAGDVIIGMASSGLHSNGYSLARYVLLEKAGLPLDGYVEELGRTLGEEMLEPTRIYAKDCLALAAECEVRTFCHVTGGGLAGNMVRIMPEGVVAEMNRGTWTPAQIFRTIADLGKVSREEMEKTFNMGVGMVAVVSPQDRDRALAMLAARHIDAWVLGEVRPAGEGENERVNLIGEHPGF; encoded by the coding sequence ATGAGCGAGAACCAGGGTAACAACGGCCAGGGTGCGTCCTACGAGGCCGCCGGCGTCTCCATCGAAGCCGGTGACCGTGCCGTTGAGCTATTCGCTCCGCTGGCGAAGAAGGCCACCCGCCCCGAAGTCCGGGGCAGCCTGGGTGGCTTCGCCGGCCTCTTTGCGTTGGGCAAGTACAAGGAGCCCCTGTTGGCGGCGGGTTCCGACGGCGTGGGTACCAAGCTGGCTGTGGCCCAAGCGATGGGCAAACACGACACGATTGGCATCGATCTGGTAGCCATGTGCGTGGATGACCTGGTCGTCTGCGGTGCTGAGCCGTTGTTCTTGCAGGACTACATCGCTATCGGCAAGGTTGTCCCCGAGCATGTCGCCGAAATCGTCTCTGGCATTGCCGAAGGCTGTATCCAGGCCGGTTGTGCCCTCCTCGGTGGCGAAACCGCGGAGCACCCTGGCCTCATGGCTGAAGGGGAGTACGACGTCTCCGCCACGGCGGTCGGCATCGTCGAAGCGGATGAGCTGTTAGGTCCGGATCGGGTCCGCGCCGGTGATGTCATCATCGGCATGGCCTCCTCGGGCCTGCACTCCAATGGTTACTCGCTGGCTCGCTACGTCCTCTTGGAAAAGGCTGGCCTGCCGCTCGATGGCTACGTTGAGGAACTGGGCCGCACACTGGGCGAGGAAATGCTCGAGCCCACCCGCATCTACGCCAAGGATTGCCTGGCACTCGCGGCGGAGTGCGAAGTGCGCACCTTCTGCCACGTCACCGGTGGTGGCTTGGCCGGCAACATGGTCCGCATCATGCCCGAAGGTGTCGTCGCGGAGATGAACCGTGGCACGTGGACGCCGGCGCAGATCTTCCGCACCATCGCTGACCTGGGCAAGGTATCGCGCGAGGAGATGGAAAAGACCTTCAACATGGGTGTCGGAATGGTCGCCGTAGTGTCACCGCAGGACCGCGATCGCGCGCTCGCCATGCTGGCCGCTCGTCACATCGACGCCTGGGTGCTTGGCGAGGTCCGTCCAGCCGGTGAAGGGGAGAACGAGCGCGTCAACCTCATCGGCGAGCACCCCGGCTTCTAA
- a CDS encoding aminodeoxychorismate lyase, giving the protein MKSSAPIIYVIEPFGGSIRRHNPTLPMVYWDDAAVTRGDGVFETLLVRQGRAANFDRHMSRFRSSAELMDLPDPGVAQWAEATAAAVAEWTAQSTEDARCVWTYTRGRESTGIPSAWLTVRGIDEQVVAQRETGIKVMTAHRGYSLHTEDSDEPPAPWLIVGAKTLSYAANMAAQRYARAQGFDDVIYLDPESGKVLEGATSTVVTVRKGGKLRTPTPGPDILPGTTQAALFDYAERHDWRCKTKDITLERLYDAESVWLVSSVRVATRITQLDGVKLPVPSPKHEAEIRELMDKALGR; this is encoded by the coding sequence ATGAAGTCCTCTGCCCCGATTATCTATGTCATCGAGCCCTTTGGGGGGTCCATTCGGCGGCATAATCCCACGCTACCGATGGTGTACTGGGACGACGCCGCCGTCACTCGCGGCGACGGAGTGTTTGAGACGTTGCTGGTGCGGCAGGGGCGGGCAGCTAACTTCGACCGTCACATGAGCCGCTTCCGGAGTTCTGCCGAACTCATGGACTTGCCCGACCCTGGGGTAGCTCAGTGGGCGGAGGCGACGGCGGCGGCGGTGGCGGAATGGACCGCCCAGTCCACCGAGGACGCCCGTTGTGTGTGGACGTACACGCGCGGCCGCGAATCCACCGGCATTCCCTCGGCCTGGCTGACGGTGCGCGGCATCGACGAGCAGGTAGTGGCCCAGCGCGAGACGGGCATCAAAGTCATGACGGCTCACCGCGGTTACTCTCTCCATACGGAAGATTCGGATGAGCCTCCAGCGCCCTGGCTCATCGTCGGAGCGAAGACGCTGAGCTACGCCGCTAACATGGCCGCCCAGCGCTACGCCCGCGCGCAAGGTTTCGACGACGTCATCTACCTCGACCCGGAATCAGGGAAGGTTCTTGAGGGCGCCACCTCGACCGTGGTCACCGTCCGCAAGGGCGGCAAACTCCGCACACCGACGCCCGGCCCGGACATTCTGCCCGGCACCACCCAAGCGGCACTCTTCGACTACGCCGAGCGCCACGACTGGCGGTGCAAAACCAAGGACATCACCTTAGAAAGGCTTTACGACGCCGAGTCGGTCTGGCTCGTCAGCTCCGTCCGGGTGGCCACGCGCATCACCCAGTTGGATGGCGTGAAGCTCCCAGTGCCCAGCCCCAAACACGAGGCTGAGATCCGGGAGCTCATGGATAAAGCGTTGGGCCGCTAG
- a CDS encoding HNH endonuclease signature motif containing protein gives MTTTFDADYSPVEAFLKRALALAQCYYAVSSPDDPVARRGTQMRREDHELWQSVLPGDDDDIDIVLGKLRRSLGRGDQYLMSAISAHHRLNELPALKEVQEFYFHLDLPRLKVIDSVLCKADTTVAEHVDLIDTELAKFLTPTRVNQILPTPGKIKLRLNAIITMLDESISSEDPAPQPVDSVSIVFDDGRGFLHADLDGITAQEIDLRIRKYAITHGVSQADAFVALMRGEGSTNVTLNIYRASDIPNAPAWVSGVGYLTAQQTEDLLNRVDIEIDLDAIAQKVSSAYATPADIRSLVIGFDGSCAVGGCDAPAHRAQMDHRINHADGGPTTASNLAPLCVKHHAIKTDRRVTYVMDPVTRRKYFLFDDGSWAESEGDGPLAPSERRWLQTVSQRILKRRARIRSESQAQKREQGEPEKPPPPPPRERPSCSEWGRPLER, from the coding sequence GTGACCACAACCTTCGACGCCGACTACTCACCAGTAGAAGCATTCCTCAAACGGGCACTAGCCCTGGCCCAGTGCTACTACGCTGTCAGCTCACCAGATGATCCCGTTGCTCGCCGGGGAACACAGATGCGACGCGAGGACCACGAGTTGTGGCAATCAGTCCTGCCCGGTGATGATGACGACATCGACATCGTCCTCGGTAAGCTACGGCGCTCCCTAGGTCGTGGGGATCAGTACCTCATGTCCGCGATCAGCGCCCACCACCGCCTTAATGAGCTGCCCGCATTGAAGGAAGTCCAGGAGTTCTACTTCCATCTTGACCTCCCCCGGCTGAAGGTCATCGATAGTGTCCTCTGTAAAGCAGACACCACCGTGGCAGAGCATGTGGATCTCATTGATACCGAACTAGCTAAGTTCCTCACCCCTACCCGGGTGAATCAGATCCTTCCCACACCAGGAAAGATCAAACTGCGCCTTAATGCGATCATCACCATGCTCGATGAGTCGATCTCCTCCGAGGATCCCGCCCCACAACCGGTTGATAGTGTCTCGATCGTCTTCGATGACGGCCGAGGCTTCCTGCATGCTGATCTTGATGGGATCACAGCCCAAGAGATTGATCTTCGTATCCGCAAGTACGCGATCACTCATGGGGTCAGCCAGGCAGACGCCTTCGTGGCCTTGATGAGGGGTGAGGGGTCAACGAATGTCACGCTCAACATCTACCGAGCATCCGATATCCCGAATGCTCCAGCATGGGTCTCCGGGGTCGGCTACCTCACCGCCCAACAGACCGAGGATCTGCTCAACCGAGTTGATATCGAGATCGACTTGGACGCCATCGCCCAAAAGGTGTCGTCGGCGTATGCCACACCGGCAGATATCCGCTCCCTCGTCATCGGCTTTGATGGGTCGTGTGCGGTGGGTGGGTGTGATGCCCCGGCTCATCGAGCACAGATGGATCACCGGATTAATCATGCTGATGGTGGACCCACCACAGCATCAAACCTCGCCCCATTGTGTGTCAAGCACCATGCGATCAAGACAGACCGCCGGGTGACGTATGTGATGGATCCGGTGACGAGGCGGAAGTACTTCCTGTTTGATGATGGGTCCTGGGCAGAGTCCGAAGGTGATGGGCCACTAGCCCCCAGCGAAAGACGGTGGTTGCAGACGGTGTCCCAACGGATCCTCAAGCGCAGGGCGAGGATTAGGTCGGAGTCCCAAGCGCAAAAGAGAGAACAAGGCGAACCGGAGAAACCACCACCACCACCGCCCCGCGAACGTCCTAGCTGCTCCGAATGGGGACGCCCTCTTGAAAGGTGA
- a CDS encoding sterol carrier family protein, whose product MRSSVDPAETRAAVEAVGAWIVDPAGVEKPSRAMLADAVRRTVRTLAQDAPGHAVEVRVPPFVAVQCIDGPAHTRGTPPNVVECDPLTWLQLATGVVLFDAAVADGRVDASGSRAAEVAKWLPIISQ is encoded by the coding sequence ATGAGAAGCTCCGTTGACCCCGCCGAGACCCGTGCCGCCGTCGAGGCGGTGGGGGCGTGGATTGTCGACCCCGCGGGCGTCGAAAAGCCTTCCCGTGCAATGCTTGCCGACGCCGTCCGTCGTACCGTCCGCACCCTCGCGCAGGATGCGCCGGGGCATGCCGTCGAGGTGCGGGTGCCGCCGTTTGTGGCGGTGCAATGCATCGACGGGCCCGCGCATACGCGCGGGACTCCGCCGAATGTCGTCGAGTGCGATCCGCTCACCTGGTTGCAGTTGGCCACGGGGGTAGTGCTTTTCGACGCCGCCGTGGCGGATGGTCGCGTCGATGCCTCCGGGTCGCGGGCGGCAGAAGTTGCGAAGTGGCTGCCAATCATTAGTCAGTGA
- a CDS encoding FABP family protein yields the protein MTQEHEDTPPNSPADTLSGSDAVNLAAEQSKTTSQRNIPALDLGEIPVGDDTANLRYGPNLHDGLLALLPLVGVWRGEGQADTPDGQYAFGQQIIFAHDGENYLTYESRIWKLNEEGEPVGADHRESGFWRISLSDEIEVTCTNSAGVVEIFYGEPLNERAWQLESASTMVTSTGPESLGPGKRLYGLMPNNDLGWVDERLVDGQMHPRMSAQLHRVAG from the coding sequence ATGACTCAAGAGCACGAAGACACACCCCCGAACTCCCCGGCCGACACTTTGAGCGGTAGTGACGCCGTTAACCTCGCCGCCGAGCAGTCGAAGACGACGAGCCAGCGCAACATTCCAGCCCTGGATCTTGGCGAGATCCCCGTCGGCGATGACACCGCTAACCTGCGCTATGGTCCGAACTTGCACGATGGGCTCCTCGCCCTATTGCCCCTCGTTGGTGTGTGGCGAGGCGAAGGTCAGGCAGATACCCCCGATGGCCAGTACGCCTTCGGCCAGCAGATCATCTTCGCCCATGACGGCGAGAACTACCTCACCTACGAGTCCCGCATTTGGAAGCTCAACGAAGAAGGCGAGCCCGTTGGCGCCGACCACCGGGAGTCCGGATTCTGGCGCATTTCCCTCAGCGACGAGATCGAGGTGACGTGCACGAATTCTGCGGGAGTTGTCGAAATTTTCTACGGCGAGCCCCTCAACGAGCGCGCCTGGCAGCTGGAATCCGCCTCTACGATGGTCACCTCCACCGGCCCCGAATCCCTCGGCCCGGGCAAGCGCCTCTACGGCCTTATGCCCAACAACGACCTCGGCTGGGTGGATGAGCGCCTAGTGGATGGTCAGATGCACCCGCGGATGTCGGCGCAGCTGCATCGCGTGGCCGGCTAG
- a CDS encoding CAF17-like 4Fe-4S cluster assembly/insertion protein YgfZ, whose product MASVTSDSATYRSPLLDYPGAAPAQGPDSSVDSAGVAWHYGDPLGEQRGAVVIDRSHRGVIRVSGADAAVFLNNLLSQKLDDVPPGFAAAALDLDIQGHVLHHADVLRVGEDFYLDLPSAQAATLLPFLQKMIFWSQVTVDAADVAVLTLLAPLIDVPLPPAVLAFREVAWPVGRRDLLVERSSLVSVVEELLASGYQLAGLMTFTAARVRALEPELAADLDHKSIPHEVPAWIGRGTSPGAVHLEKGCYRGQETVARVENLGRSPRVLVMLQLDGSAPTLPAPGADITTASGGRTIGRLGTVVHDHDFGPIALALVKRSALGGELRIGDVAALIDPTSLPVEENEQAGRAAINRLRGDS is encoded by the coding sequence ATCGCGAGTGTGACCTCTGACTCCGCAACTTATCGTTCCCCCCTCCTCGACTACCCCGGCGCCGCCCCCGCCCAGGGGCCCGATTCCTCCGTCGATTCCGCAGGTGTCGCATGGCATTACGGCGATCCGCTGGGCGAGCAGCGCGGCGCGGTCGTGATCGATCGCTCCCACCGGGGGGTGATCCGGGTCAGCGGCGCGGACGCCGCGGTATTCCTTAATAATCTGCTCTCCCAAAAGCTTGACGACGTCCCGCCCGGCTTCGCCGCCGCCGCCCTCGACCTGGACATCCAGGGTCACGTCCTCCACCACGCGGACGTCCTTCGCGTGGGCGAGGATTTCTACCTCGATCTCCCTTCCGCCCAGGCGGCCACCCTTCTGCCGTTCCTGCAAAAGATGATCTTCTGGTCGCAGGTCACGGTCGATGCGGCGGACGTCGCCGTTCTCACTCTCCTCGCACCGCTTATCGACGTCCCCCTACCCCCCGCCGTCCTCGCCTTCCGCGAGGTGGCTTGGCCCGTTGGTAGGCGAGACCTGTTGGTGGAGCGTTCCTCCCTCGTCTCGGTGGTGGAGGAGCTGCTGGCCAGCGGTTACCAGCTGGCTGGCCTCATGACGTTTACTGCTGCCCGCGTCCGTGCCCTGGAGCCCGAGCTCGCCGCCGACTTGGACCACAAATCCATTCCCCATGAGGTTCCCGCCTGGATCGGCCGCGGCACCTCCCCCGGTGCCGTTCACCTGGAAAAGGGCTGTTACCGCGGGCAAGAAACCGTCGCCCGCGTAGAAAACCTCGGACGCTCCCCTCGCGTGTTGGTCATGCTGCAACTCGACGGCTCCGCCCCCACCTTGCCCGCCCCCGGCGCTGATATCACCACCGCTAGTGGTGGCCGCACGATCGGCCGCCTGGGCACGGTGGTTCACGATCACGACTTCGGACCCATTGCGTTGGCCCTCGTCAAGCGCAGTGCCCTGGGTGGTGAGCTCCGCATCGGTGATGTCGCCGCCCTCATCGACCCCACCTCTCTTCCCGTCGAGGAAAACGAGCAGGCGGGCCGCGCGGCAATCAACCGATTGCGTGGCGATTCCTAG
- a CDS encoding BLUF domain-containing protein: MNKPGEKLNTPLRYLVYTSIAAGKPNKVELEEILFRARAHNENAGITGFLLYRDFRFVQFLEGAPEAISSLMESIGRDSRHTDVRVIIDEPGAARSFPN, translated from the coding sequence ATGAATAAACCAGGAGAAAAGCTAAACACACCCTTGCGCTACCTCGTTTACACCAGCATTGCAGCCGGAAAACCGAACAAAGTGGAGCTCGAAGAGATCCTATTCCGTGCCCGCGCGCACAACGAGAACGCCGGCATCACGGGTTTCCTCCTGTACCGCGATTTCCGTTTCGTGCAGTTTCTCGAGGGGGCACCTGAGGCCATTAGCTCGTTGATGGAGAGTATCGGACGGGATTCTCGCCACACCGACGTTCGCGTCATCATTGATGAACCCGGTGCGGCGCGATCGTTTCCGAATTAG
- the purF gene encoding amidophosphoribosyltransferase, translating to MDPSRADFDDQGETEPREECGVFGVWAPGEEVAKLTYFGLFALQHRGQEAAGIAVGDGERIVVFKDMGLVSQIFDESSLDALQGNVAIGHTRYSTAGGKKWENVQPMFRTSPDGTDVALGHNGNLINYVELHDEAAERGLIDPAVVSSDTAAITALLAEDVAEGRSVLDAARALLPRVKGAFCLTFTDGHTLYAARDPQGVRPLVLGRLDRGWVVASETCALDIVGAAFVREIEPGELVAIDESGVRTIRFAETDHKGCIFEYVYLARPDSVIRGRSVNATRIEIGRRLAREFPADGDIVIPVPESGNPAAVGYARESGIPFGQGLVKNAYVGRTFIQPSQTLRQLGIRLKLNPLREVIAGKKLIVVDDSIVRGNTQRALIRMLREAGAAEVHVRIASPPVKWPCFYGIDFASPGELIANAVTGSDDNEAAVVESIRSAIGADSLGFVSIEEMVEATEQASDQLCRACFDGKYPLGLPQGNPNAELVDNLLKAQN from the coding sequence ATGGATCCCTCCAGGGCCGACTTCGATGACCAAGGTGAGACCGAGCCCCGTGAGGAATGCGGGGTTTTCGGAGTCTGGGCTCCCGGCGAGGAAGTGGCCAAGCTGACCTATTTCGGACTGTTTGCCCTGCAACACCGCGGCCAGGAGGCAGCCGGTATCGCGGTGGGCGATGGTGAGCGCATCGTGGTGTTCAAAGACATGGGTCTGGTGTCGCAGATCTTTGATGAAAGCTCGCTGGACGCTCTGCAAGGCAACGTAGCGATCGGGCACACTCGTTATTCCACCGCCGGGGGTAAGAAGTGGGAAAACGTCCAGCCGATGTTCCGCACTTCCCCCGATGGGACGGATGTGGCTCTGGGGCACAACGGCAACCTCATTAATTATGTGGAGCTGCATGATGAAGCTGCGGAACGTGGCCTCATCGATCCTGCGGTCGTCTCCTCCGATACGGCCGCTATTACGGCGCTGCTGGCGGAAGACGTGGCGGAGGGTCGTTCGGTTCTCGACGCCGCTCGGGCCCTGCTGCCCCGCGTTAAGGGTGCCTTCTGTTTGACCTTTACGGATGGGCATACGTTGTACGCGGCTCGTGATCCCCAGGGCGTGCGGCCGTTGGTGTTGGGGCGTCTTGACCGGGGATGGGTCGTTGCTTCCGAGACGTGTGCGCTGGACATCGTTGGTGCCGCCTTCGTCCGTGAGATCGAGCCCGGTGAGCTGGTGGCTATTGACGAATCCGGGGTGCGGACCATCCGCTTCGCCGAGACCGATCACAAGGGTTGCATCTTCGAGTACGTCTACCTTGCCCGCCCGGATTCGGTGATCCGTGGGCGTTCGGTCAATGCGACGCGCATTGAGATTGGTCGCCGTCTGGCTCGTGAGTTCCCGGCCGACGGTGACATCGTCATTCCGGTGCCCGAGTCTGGAAACCCGGCCGCCGTTGGTTACGCCCGGGAGTCCGGGATTCCGTTCGGCCAGGGCCTGGTGAAGAATGCCTACGTCGGGCGCACGTTCATTCAGCCGTCGCAGACCCTGCGCCAGCTGGGTATTCGCCTCAAGCTCAACCCGCTGCGCGAGGTCATCGCTGGCAAGAAGCTCATCGTGGTCGATGATTCGATCGTGCGCGGCAACACGCAGCGCGCCCTGATCCGCATGCTGCGGGAGGCGGGCGCGGCGGAGGTGCACGTTCGCATCGCCTCGCCGCCGGTGAAGTGGCCCTGTTTCTATGGCATCGACTTTGCTTCGCCGGGTGAGCTCATCGCCAACGCCGTGACCGGCAGCGATGATAACGAGGCGGCGGTGGTCGAATCGATCCGTAGTGCGATCGGTGCGGATTCCCTTGGCTTCGTCTCCATCGAGGAGATGGTGGAAGCCACGGAGCAGGCGTCCGATCAGTTGTGCCGCGCCTGCTTCGATGGCAAGTACCCGTTGGGGCTTCCCCAAGGAAACCCCAACGCGGAGCTGGTTGATAATCTGCTCAAGGCCCAGAATTAA
- a CDS encoding acetyltransferase — MPVVKIRPTIGAAEYPELVKVWRSSVDASHDFLSEQDRDAIEDKLASDYFPAVDLWVAEHEGCPIGFSGVADGNLEMLFIAAEERGTGAGSALLAHAVQELGVLSVDVNEQNELAAAFYLNPGFEVTGRSDTDEAGRPYPLLHLRISTPTRLS; from the coding sequence GTGCCTGTAGTGAAAATTCGCCCGACCATTGGGGCAGCGGAGTACCCGGAGCTGGTGAAAGTCTGGCGGAGTTCCGTGGATGCGAGCCACGATTTCCTCTCTGAGCAGGATCGAGATGCGATCGAAGACAAGCTTGCTTCCGACTACTTTCCCGCGGTTGACCTCTGGGTGGCCGAGCACGAAGGGTGCCCCATTGGATTCTCGGGTGTCGCCGACGGCAACCTGGAGATGCTGTTTATCGCCGCCGAAGAGCGCGGCACCGGGGCCGGCTCCGCACTGTTGGCCCACGCGGTCCAAGAACTCGGCGTCCTAAGCGTCGACGTCAACGAGCAGAACGAACTGGCGGCAGCCTTCTATCTCAATCCGGGGTTCGAGGTCACTGGGCGCAGTGATACGGACGAGGCGGGACGCCCGTATCCCCTCCTGCATTTGAGGATCTCCACGCCCACCAGGTTGAGCTAG
- a CDS encoding DUF3073 domain-containing protein: MGRGRAKAKQTKVARQLKYNTPEMDLDSLQRELSTQSPRQSSSDDDEDYSDDDQYVDYAHWSDDEEDVSAPSRRAR, from the coding sequence ATGGGACGCGGTCGCGCGAAGGCAAAGCAGACCAAGGTTGCACGCCAGCTCAAGTACAACACGCCCGAGATGGATCTGGACTCGCTCCAGCGAGAGCTTTCCACGCAGAGCCCTCGTCAATCCTCTTCCGATGATGACGAAGACTATTCCGACGACGACCAGTACGTCGACTACGCACACTGGTCCGATGACGAGGAAGATGTGAGCGCACCTTCACGCCGCGCTCGCTGA